One Spinacia oleracea cultivar Varoflay chromosome 4, BTI_SOV_V1, whole genome shotgun sequence DNA segment encodes these proteins:
- the LOC130459217 gene encoding FRIGIDA-like protein 4a, giving the protein MSVLDQTSKDLSVARVVMHKLDGTFKDFQSHCYSVFALGNQWQTLQSCFAAANDSLEKRVEEVEAKEREVDMAKNMLQNSQKEVELRRKKLESEEKSLNERIGEMELREKQVMDWRDCLEFEKRDVLERCRAVEVREERFEQVRVFEVEVKERVKAVEERETEVRNRDQALDVKDKELNLKESVLEQNKVKFDEDRKELDLKEEEIDEICTSLVLKEREMKERSEKLLSKEKMLGLKEKEIDEHNKVLEAKEKAMELEQNRINESSKLMEMKEKEIERFLELYSKETQIYNHQNHLGLKDEQIKRHISKEKEVDQQLDEVLEKQGDVQCIASHSQTQELREKQSGSSSLTHLSQEKELPDIQQVLCSIDSSSPSIGGDIYSLCRNMDADGLRSYLTEHHLKGKFIIHDKILDALRYAPDPGKLVIEVTRSSSHQIFVDKAESKADKNSCILLLMQFMKLSPPITPVVEEEAKNFADFLNARLISMGNSNTPADNFGFLQFVAAFKLASFYDPHQLIFLFRKFYSGHEVYRKGQLACLCRALGLSKMIPGIIKSFIVKKKFLSAVKYACVFKLQYKFPPVPLLQAYLDLSNKKVNEKQKNGTLKSKIEAGRTEFSILQEVTNCITMFKLESKFPPDSLVSRMKELQEWTPEAIKLLEKRSASSCDFVSSPKQLQKRPRYAECTAPSQPPAN; this is encoded by the exons ATGTCTGTTTTAGATCAAACTTCAAAAGACCTTAGTGTCGCAAGGGTTGTAATGCACAAACTTGACGGAACTTTCAAAGATTTTCAGTCCCACTGCTACTCCGTCTTTGCTCTCGGTAATCAATGGCAGACTCTGCAGTCTTGTTTCGCTGCGGCAAACGACTCTCTCGAGAAACGAGTCGAGGAAGTAGAGGCAAAAGAGAGGGAAGTTGATATGGCTAAGAATATGTTGCAGAATTCACAAAAGGAGGTTGAGTTGAGGCGGAAGAAGTTGGAGTCAGAGGAGAAGTCGTTGAATGAGAGAATTGGAGAGATGGAGTTGAGGGAGAAGCAAGTGATGGATTGGCGTGATTGTTTGGAGTTTGAGAAGAGAGACGTTTTGGAGCGTTGTAGAGCGGTTGAGGTGAGAGAGGAGCGGTTTGAGCAAGTTAGGGTATTCGAGGTTGAGGTTAAGGAGCGGGTCAAGGCGGTGGAGGAGAGGGAGACCGAGGTTAGGAACCGCGATCAAGCATTGGATGTGAAAGACAAAGAATTGAATTTGAAGGAGAGTGTGTTGGAACAAAATAAGGTGAAGTTTGATGAGGATAGAAAAGAGTTGGACTTGAAAGAAGAGGAGATAGATGAAATATGCACTTCGCTCGTGTTGAAGGAAAGGGAGATGAAAGAGAGAAGTGAAAAGTTATTGTCCAAAGAGAAGATGTTAGGGTTAAAAGAGAAGGAGATTGATGAGCATAACAAAGTGTTAGAGGCTAAAGAGAAAGCTATGGAGTTGGAGCAAAATCGAATAAATGAGAGTTCTAAACTAATGGAAATGAAGGAAAAAGAAATCGAGCGGTTCCTAGAATTGTATTCAAAAGAGACGCAAATCTATAACCATCAAAATCATTTGGGTTTAAAGGATGAGCAAATCAAGAGGCATATCTCGAAAGAGAAAGAAGTCGACCAACAATTGGATGAGGTATTAGAGAAGCAAGGTGATGTGCAGTGCATAGCTTCTCATTCTCAAACACAAGAGTTGAGAGAAAAGCAAAGTG GAAGCAGCAGTTTAACACACTTGAGTCAGGAGAAGGAGTTACCTGATATCCAACAAGTACTATGTTCAATAGATTCCTCATCGCCGAGTATTGGTGGTGATATCTATTCGTTGTGCAGAAACATGGACGCAGATGGTTTGAGATCGTACTTAACCGAGCATCATTTGAAGGGAAAATTTATAATTCATGATAAGATATTGGATGCTCTTAGATATGCACCTGATCCAGGAAAGCTTGTTATCGAAGTCACTCGAAGTTCTTCCCACCAAATATTTGTAGATAAGGCCGAGTCAAAAGCTGATAAAAATAGTTGCATATTGCTGTTGATGCAGTTTATGAAATTATCACCTCCAATTACACCTGTAGTGGAAGAGGAAGCTAAGAATTTCGCTGATTTTCTCAATGCTAGGTTGATTTCCATGGGTAATAGTAATACCCCTGCAGATAATTTTGGATTTCTGCAGTTTGTAGCTGCGTTCAAGCTAGCAAGTTTTTATGATCCACATCAacttattttcctttttagaaAATTCTATAGCGGGCATGAAGTTTATAGGAAGGGGCAGCTAGCATGTTTATGCCGCGCATTGGGGCTTTCCAAGATGATTCCTG GTATTATCAAGTCTTTCATTGTAAAGAAAAAGTTTCTGTCAGCAGTCAAGTACGCGTGTGTTTTTAAGCTACAGTATAAATTCCCGCCAGTGCCTCTTCTGCAAGCTTACTTGGACCTGTCAAATAAAAAAGTGAATGAGAAGCAGAAGAATGGAACTTTGAAATCCAAG ATCGAAGCTGGAAGAACAGAATTCAGCATTCTACAAGAAGTTACAAACTGCATCACAATGTTTAAACTGGAGTCAAAATTCCCACCGGATTCCCTTGTATCACGAATGAAAGAATTGCAAGAATGGACGCCTGAAGCTATAAAACTACTGGAGAAACGTAGTGCAAGCTCTTGTGATTTTGTATCAAGTCCAAAACAGCTGCAAAAGCGTCCTCGTTACGCTGAATGTACAGCACCCAGCCAGCCACCGGCCAACTAG